A region from the Rhodothermus sp. genome encodes:
- a CDS encoding cysteine desulfurase family protein, with the protein MRQPTVIYLDHAATTPLDPRVLEAMRPYLEEHYGNPSSVHQLGRRARVAIEESRERIASLIGAEPSEIIFTSGGTEADNLALRGVLHGTRQLLITSRAEHEAILRTAEALEAEGCPVTYLQPGPDGTVTAEQVANALTKETGLVSIMHTNNELGTCSPVRAIAAVCHRQGVPLHCDAVQAVGLLPVRVDELEVDLLSASAHKFYGPKGVGFLYVRRGIELRPLLWGGKQEQGRRAGTENVAAIVGMARALELAVEEQATRLRHLQQLRARLIRRLDEALGDTFVLNTPRDPERAAPHIVNIAFPPQNGEPIDGEMLLLNLDLEGVCVSSGSACTSGAVEPSHVLRAIGLPSETAGAAVRFSMGWKNTEAEIDRAVEILASIVTRMVRMGILR; encoded by the coding sequence TCTATCTGGATCATGCCGCCACAACGCCGCTGGATCCGCGCGTGCTTGAGGCAATGCGGCCGTATCTGGAGGAGCACTACGGCAATCCGTCGTCGGTCCATCAGCTTGGCCGACGGGCACGAGTGGCCATCGAAGAGAGTCGCGAGCGCATTGCCTCGTTGATCGGGGCCGAACCCTCCGAAATTATCTTCACCAGCGGAGGCACCGAAGCCGACAATTTAGCACTGCGTGGTGTGCTGCATGGAACGCGGCAGTTGCTGATCACATCGCGGGCCGAGCATGAGGCAATCCTACGTACAGCCGAAGCCCTCGAAGCGGAGGGATGCCCTGTAACCTATCTGCAGCCTGGTCCTGATGGGACAGTCACGGCCGAGCAGGTGGCCAACGCGCTTACGAAGGAGACAGGACTGGTCTCAATCATGCACACGAACAACGAGCTGGGCACCTGTTCGCCCGTACGCGCGATTGCCGCAGTGTGCCACCGTCAGGGCGTGCCGCTGCACTGCGATGCCGTACAGGCCGTGGGGTTGCTGCCGGTACGCGTGGATGAGCTGGAAGTCGATCTGCTTTCGGCTTCAGCCCATAAATTCTATGGCCCCAAAGGCGTGGGCTTTCTGTACGTGCGGCGTGGCATTGAGCTGCGACCGCTACTGTGGGGGGGCAAACAGGAACAGGGCCGACGCGCCGGTACTGAAAATGTGGCCGCCATCGTAGGCATGGCGCGAGCCCTGGAGCTGGCCGTTGAAGAGCAGGCGACGCGGCTTCGCCATCTGCAGCAACTGCGTGCTCGGCTGATCCGCCGGCTGGACGAGGCGCTGGGAGACACGTTTGTGCTCAATACCCCGCGTGATCCGGAGCGGGCTGCGCCGCATATCGTCAACATCGCCTTCCCTCCGCAAAACGGCGAACCGATTGATGGGGAGATGCTGCTGTTGAACCTGGACCTGGAGGGGGTGTGCGTTTCGTCCGGCTCGGCCTGCACCAGTGGAGCAGTAGAACCCAGCCATGTGCTACGAGCGATCGGGCTGCCTTCTGAGACAGCCGGTGCCGCCGTTCGTTTTTCAATGGGGTGGAAAAATACGGAGGCGGAAATCGACCGCGCCGTCGAAATCCTGGCATCCATTGTGACACGCATGGTGCGTATGGGGATACTGCGTTGA